The Rhodamnia argentea isolate NSW1041297 chromosome 10, ASM2092103v1, whole genome shotgun sequence sequence GGTTGATCGCTGTAGACTTTATAGTGCAATTGATCCCTCTCAATGTCATGGTATTCTGTCTGTCTCTCCTTTTGTCTGGAGGGTACTCTTGGCCGTTGTCTTGATTGACACACAAAGCTTCTCCTCCAACTAATTTTTGCCACATTAGCTTTAATTTAAACTCTTCTCAATGCTGCTAACTGTctgttttttggttgaattggCTCTAGAATCTAAATAGCACTTTTCCCTGGAGGATTCATATGTCCAACCTTACACGTGGCAACTCCAATATAAAGTCTTCTCCTTGGTGAACCTCCCATTctccttttcaattttcaactcCCACGACATGTTCTACTTCCTAACATCAGCTATAGATCAAATCCACGAGTTAAATAAATTTTCAGGTTTGGCGTGGATAAATTTTATGTCTTGTGACTCAGGACTGATGTGCACGAGCCTATGAAGTTTCAGAGCACACTCAGCACAGAACATGGACGCTCCTTTTGGCTTCCTAGGTTCATTCAAATGTTGCGCACAAAGTTGTCAGTTTTCTCTCACTCTTCACTTGCTTATTTCTGGTTGATGTGCGTATGAGAAGGACTCGACTTATCCCTGACACAttgaaaattattgaaaattactCAGCCGGGCGAGAATGGTCAGCATCCAAAAACATACCGACCTCATAATGCATAGGAAAGACCTGGTTAAATGGGTCATTTATCTTTCTTCCCTACGCCATTTCAAGTTGTAAGAGATCGTTCAATAGTAAAGGTATGTGAGCAACCCCACATTAAAATCATTACAAATGGTCTGTATATTCTTCCCAGTTTAACTATCCCACATAATCCTTCGGAAGATGTTGTCGATAAATAGAAGCACCTCTTTTTCATTAACTTATTGGAAATATTCCGCCATAATTAGGGCAGTCAAACCAACGATTGCTGTTTCCAACACTTCAACATTCAATGGTGAACTATAACTAACATGTACGAGTTCTTCTTAGTCGACACTTTCCAGGGGCAATCAAGATTTCTCAACCAAGCTATCAAACTTTTATTATTTATCGGATGCGCTTTCTGCACCATAACAGATTACACACTGTCGTACATTGGAGATCCAATCCGCTTGAGACGtccacacacacatacacagaGAGGAATTGTGTTCTTGACCAATCTGTGCGCACTCAAGCAAAGTAGCTAATCCAACGTTATCTAGAGGCATCATTTTCCCAAACATTGTCCCAAGATCCAGTTGGAGCGGCCTTTGGTTTCTCAATGCAGCCCCGAGCGGCATGAGGATTGTCCGGTCCAGGAAGTGGAAGTCCATCAGGGCCTGGTGGGTGGACTTTTCTGGGCTTTGTCCTGATCCCCAGCAGCCTCAACACAAATCTAGCAAGCTCACCATATAACATTCCAGACCGATCGAAAAGCTGCAGAACATGCCAGATTGCTCAGAGCACAAGACAAAATCCTAACAAAAGTTTTCAAAGTAACATACATAGTTCCCTGATATCTCTAACGTAAGCAAGTACATAATATAACGTATTAGCGATGTTACCATGCTACAGGTCTTTTACAGATAAGACATCAAGTAAAACCAATCATGACTCAAAATTTCAATCATCTTTAAAACgtgaaaaaagtgaaaaaaatgaattttcccCTCAGATTCACGCTAGCTTTGATCCTAAACAtgcttttatttttcagatGCACTTTCCTTTCATGCCAATTACTACCAAAAGGTATAGTAATACCTATTTATTCTTCCCTCCACAAACATTACAGCCCCCTTCACTTCAGGTAAATTACATAGTCCAGTCCACTAAAGAAACTTGCACAGCAAACTGACAAAGTTTAAGCAATGCAgtttcctaattcaaattttGCTCCAGAATTCTCAATACGGACAGGACAGTATGGTTGCAAGAGGCATGTGCTTGTACATATTTCCACACAGGGAGATACACAAACTTTACACGTTGTCAACTTTGACAGGGAGAGAAGCAGGTGCTTAAGGTGAAAGAGTCTCTCTGCAGCTGAATCATAATATCATAAATCACCCTATTAACAGAGAGAGACTGAAAGACCCAATAACTCCATCACTCTGCAACTAAATTTACAGATAAGCCACAGGACATAAAAGACTACCTGAAGAAGCGCTGTCATAAACATGTGGAAGGCTTGAGTATTTTGGTCAATAAGAATTGAAATGCGGCCGAAAAAGTTTACCACTCCTTGCATCTGGCATTAGAGAAAAAGGTAGAATGAGTTGTCCATAAAATAAATCGGCATGACATCACCTTAATTTATAGGTCTAAATACAGGTATGGAGAACTACGTCTTAGCCCACTGCCTTAAAAATCAAGATTGAGGCCATTTCTACACGTTCTGAGTACACAATCTAAGATAAGAAAAATCTTTCACCTAAGAACAGGGTAACAGCATGCAATTGCGGGAAACTTGGAACCAAAAATGGTTCTTAGACATTGTTTTAGATATTTGAAAATGGTCCTACGACATCATATTTCATATTTCACCAGGAACTAAAATGCGTCAAAGCTACGTCAAGTAGAAATGAGCTTAAGATTGTAAAATTGTCTAAGTACCTATTAGATCGCTGCAGAAAATTTTTGAAGCGACACTTGGCTTACCCAGAATGCCCCAAACAACAAACTCACGTACATTTCATGCATTTAAGAATTTGATTAGTCTCGCCAATTAAAATAACGACTATGAGGTCCAACAAAAAAACCTTAAGCCTTAGGTGAAGGTAAACAACATATAGGCCTTTATGAATGTGTACACGAACAATATGGCATACATTCACACCCCCTTTCAAGTGCAAACCAAACTGAGGATAACACTTGGAATTGATAAATGGGGAGTCTCACacacgacaaaaaaaattgagatggaaactggctctaataccatgtcgGAAAACTCAATCCAAAAGCTTAGGCCTCGGATGGAGGGAGACAATATGTATATAAGGCCTTTATAAAACCGTATACAAGAAAAGTGGGACACTTTAACAGTCTCTAGAATTCTTAAGCCTGCATTTGGTAAATTAGCAAGGATGGGAAGAAGTGAATGTTATAAAGTTCACAAAAGCAGGACATGAAAATGAGGACGAAGAGATTTAccaatcaatattttttttctcgcaAAAACAATCAATAACAAAAGCCTCTATTCACTTCCGTCTAGAAGCGTAAGTTCGAAAGGGTCAAAGCAATCAGGAGCTAGGTACCCAATAAACATTCTTTCAATGAATTCACAAGGAAGAGGAAAGTGCAAGACCATTGCTTACCACCCGTAAAAATGATATCCAAAACCCTGGAGGAGAAGGTGGCTCGCCATATGGACCGTTTGGATCTTGACCTCCATAAGGGCCACCCATTCCCATCCCATAGCCACCCATTGGTCCTCCAATTCCACCACCATACATTCCACCACCATAGGCTCCTGAGGATCCATAAAGGCCTCCATAGCCTCCCCTATACATGGAGTTACCATACATACTACTGCCATACATTCCACCTACTCCACCATACATTCCAGTACCATAACCCGAACCGTAATTCAAAGTAGAACCATAACCTGCAGATAGAAGCAATTTCAAAATATGCTTCGATTTGGATGGTAGTAAAAGATATCACCATCTGCAACAAAATCAATGGTCACCTCCATAGGTATTACTCCCGTAGCTCTGCTGCTCCCACGGCCTTGTAGGAACAGGCCTTCCCAGAGCATTCCTATTAGCAGTGGTAGTCCTGTCAGTTGATGTAATAATTTCTCCTGGTCTTGCAGTTCCTGAAGCCTCAACCACATCACTGGTGCTGCCAGCAGATGGCGGTTTAAAAGGTGCGGGACCAGAAGAGGCACCGCTTCTCTCCCATGGTTTTGGTGGGGGAGCAGCTGCAATGGAAGAACATTGTTTTAACTCTTCATAGAATGTTTCTGTGCAGGCGGAGAAACATTCAAAGAAGGTAACAAGACAGGTATTTATGTATTACAAGAACATGATCATCACATGCAGGTCACAGCATCCAGCTAcaaattaacaaaatctttCATTTGTCTAGAATGACCCTGGAAAACAGGCTGTAGAagtaccaatgcaaaaggaGTAGAATGATGAACTGGCCGAACTTCTCTTTAGAAAATCACCTACCAACTACCAAGTAGTTCTCCAATGAGTTCATCAAGCAAGACAATCCCGAATCAATTCCTTAAAAGAGACTGAATTGAGCTAGTTGTGTAGTCAGATGGAAAATATCCAAGTGTAAAATGGAAGTCAACCCAAGCATCCGACTTTCTTAAAACTAACtgaaaaaaaagtcaacccgCCTCCCATAAAACTTCCAGCACCCAGCCACGAAACACCGATTTACCACACCCATCACCGACCAAACACTCACCAAGAAGACACCCCAAATCCCACTAGTTCAACAGACAGCGAACCGAGACAACAGCACATACGCTAGCGAGGCCCTAATTATTTGCCAAAACCGAAAAAGAACACGTCCCCGATCACAAGCGAAAATCGAAATCACCGAGAGAGAACCTAGAATTCATCGGCGCGTTCTGCAAATAGAGGGGACAAGATGCAAAACCCTAGAATTTCCAGAATAATCCGACACGGGAGAAGAAAACAGGACGAGCATGCGATCGTCAATCGATCAAGAAACGGGGAAAAGGGGGGTCGGTAACGATAAAGCTTCGGAACGAACCTGAAGGAGGCTGAGGATTAGACGCCATGGGAGTAGCAGAGAAGcgacatgaaagagagagagagagagagagagagagagagatttgaccGCCTTTGAATTGGAGGCCGGtgttgtggtggtggtggtggtggtgggggcgATTAACGCAATAACCTGGAAGGGTCCGCCTCTGTTCTTGGAAAGTTGtatttattcctattttatGTTTATTAtgacttcttatttttttggtcaattttattATAACTtcactattttaaattttaattgcacgcaatgtttttttgttttcattttgcaaTTACTTATTTATTATAATCCGTTACTAGTAATACGAGATAATATCGAATACGATAAGGACGGCAAGTATGTAGCACTATTATCTATATTAAATTCATATGTTATCAGCAAATTTTCCTATAATGCCTTTGAACTTCTTCGGACAGAAAAGAATCGTAATGCCAGCTCCGAAGCCATCACACTGACCCCGTCGAAGAAAAAAGATCTCACAATAAGAACAAGAGAATAAGATGAAGGTTTCCTAACACTTCCCGAAAGGATTCAGAGGTTTTTCACAAGTTAGCGAATTTTTCCCACTATCCTTCTTTCAGCCGATCCTAACTTCCTTCTCTTCTGATTAATCTTATAAATCGGTAAAATCGGTATTTCATTTCTCCTATGTGTAAATATCCTGCGTGGCGAAATCACATGCTCGATTCTCCTAGCCACCATGTGAGATATTTTGAGAACCCCAGATTTACTTACCAAGATAAAGCGTAGTTGACGTATCAGATGAATCTGTCTACGGGATTTGACGAAGTACAGATTGGCAGGCAACCATCTTTTTATCAAGGAAAATCTTTGAAGGCAGAACCATGTTGATTGTGTCCTAAG is a genomic window containing:
- the LOC115739181 gene encoding peroxisomal membrane protein 13-like isoform X1, whose protein sequence is MASNPQPPSETFYEELKQCSSIAAAPPPKPWERSGASSGPAPFKPPSAGSTSDVVEASGTARPGEIITSTDRTTTANRNALGRPVPTRPWEQQSYGSNTYGGYGSTLNYGSGYGTGMYGGVGGMYGSSMYGNSMYRGGYGGLYGSSGAYGGGMYGGGIGGPMGGYGMGMGGPYGGQDPNGPYGEPPSPPGFWISFLRVMQGVVNFFGRISILIDQNTQAFHMFMTALLQLFDRSGMLYGELARFVLRLLGIRTKPRKVHPPGPDGLPLPGPDNPHAARGCIEKPKAAPTGSWDNVWENDASR
- the LOC115739181 gene encoding peroxisomal membrane protein 13-like isoform X2; protein product: MASNPQPPSAAPPPKPWERSGASSGPAPFKPPSAGSTSDVVEASGTARPGEIITSTDRTTTANRNALGRPVPTRPWEQQSYGSNTYGGYGSTLNYGSGYGTGMYGGVGGMYGSSMYGNSMYRGGYGGLYGSSGAYGGGMYGGGIGGPMGGYGMGMGGPYGGQDPNGPYGEPPSPPGFWISFLRVMQGVVNFFGRISILIDQNTQAFHMFMTALLQLFDRSGMLYGELARFVLRLLGIRTKPRKVHPPGPDGLPLPGPDNPHAARGCIEKPKAAPTGSWDNVWENDASR